A genome region from Bufo gargarizans isolate SCDJY-AF-19 chromosome 2, ASM1485885v1, whole genome shotgun sequence includes the following:
- the LOC122927240 gene encoding transcription initiation factor TFIID subunit 6-like, translating into MKARAQSTLQGPQVNRTTLTVTQPRPTLTLSQPSSGSITPSPRPPGIIKVPGSLTGSLTLPVQTLVSARSATPTQPSPPPTKYIVVSSAGSSGTQVLTSSSPSTPCPPGVQPIVKLVSGGQNSAVTGSATGGSSGMQKYIVVSLPPAGESKTPQPSPPPSAETPGL; encoded by the exons ATGAAGGCCAGGGCACAGAGCACCTTACAAGGACCACAGGTCAACAGAACCACCCTGACAGTGACCCAG cCACGTCCTACTCTCACTCTCTCTCAGCCATCCTCCGGCTCCATCACGCCATCCCCTCGTCCACCAGGAATAATTAAGGTGCCTGGGTCCTTGACTGGGTCCTTGACTTTGCCAGTACAGACCTTAGTGAGTGCCCGTTCTGCAACTCCCACCCAGCCGTCACCACCACCCACCAAGTACATTGTGGTGTCTTCAGCCGGGAGCAGCGGGACCCAG gttctcACATCCTCCTCCCCATCCACACCCTGCCCCCCAGGGGTCCAGCCCATTGTGAAGCTAGTGTCAGGAGGTCAGAACAGTGCTGTTACTGGTTCCGCCACCGGGGGCAGTAGTGGAATGCAGAAATACATAGTTGTATCTCTTCCACCTGCCGGAGAAAGCAAGACCCCTcaaccctcccctcccccttctgCAGAGACCCCCGGCTTGTGA